From Candidatus Gastranaerophilales bacterium, one genomic window encodes:
- the folE2 gene encoding GTP cyclohydrolase FolE2, with product MTKLADIQNQDDARGIDIQKVGVNGVEVPLIIQRKNAENQVVSATARMSVALPKKYRGTHMSRFMEVLNEYRIKNLLGIDIKGILIDIQKKLQAKSAHVKFNFKYFIEKKAPISKAKFPMGYDCSFEGNLHGEDYKFILGVKVPVTTLCPCSKEISENSAHNQRAIIKVKIGYAENDHIWLEDLIDTIEKCGSCPIHPLLKRSDEKFVTEAAYKNPKFVEDALRDIVGILKKNKIINFYEVEIEAQESIHTHNAWAYQSETKE from the coding sequence ATGACTAAACTTGCAGACATACAAAACCAAGATGACGCAAGAGGTATCGACATTCAAAAAGTTGGAGTGAATGGAGTTGAAGTACCTCTGATTATTCAGCGTAAAAACGCAGAAAACCAAGTCGTTAGTGCAACTGCAAGAATGAGTGTTGCACTTCCTAAAAAATATCGGGGCACTCACATGTCACGATTTATGGAAGTATTAAATGAATATAGAATAAAAAACCTTTTGGGCATTGATATAAAAGGTATTTTGATTGATATTCAAAAAAAATTGCAGGCAAAAAGTGCTCACGTGAAGTTTAATTTCAAATATTTTATAGAAAAGAAGGCACCTATAAGCAAAGCAAAATTCCCAATGGGCTACGATTGCTCGTTTGAAGGGAATTTACATGGCGAAGATTACAAATTTATCCTTGGCGTAAAAGTTCCCGTTACGACTCTTTGCCCATGCTCGAAAGAAATATCAGAGAATTCTGCACATAATCAAAGAGCTATTATTAAAGTAAAAATAGGTTACGCTGAAAATGACCACATTTGGCTTGAAGACTTGATTGATACGATAGAAAAATGTGGCTCTTGCCCAATTCATCCATTGCTTAAAAGAAGTGATGAAAAGTTTGTAACAGAAGCTGCCTATAAAAATCCAAAATTTGTCGAAGATGCCCTAAGGGACATTGTTGGAATATTGAAAAAAAATAAAATTATAAATTTTTATGAAGTTGAAATCGAAGCTCAAGAAAGTATTCACACGCATAATGCTTGGGCCTACCAGTCCGAAACAAAAGAATAA